In one Electrophorus electricus isolate fEleEle1 chromosome 21, fEleEle1.pri, whole genome shotgun sequence genomic region, the following are encoded:
- the dynlt3 gene encoding dynein light chain Tctex-type 3 — protein sequence MEEYHSGDEVAFSPDEASNAVKECIEGVIGGVDYNQNNVNQWTARIVEHSLTQLVKQGKPFKYIVNCAVMQKSGAGLHTANSCYWDTTTDGSCTVRWENRTMYCVVGVFAVAIAL from the exons ATGGAGGAGTACCATTCTGGAGATGAG GTGGCCTTCAGTCCAGATGAAGCCAGTAATGCTGTTAAAGAG tgcaTTGAAGGTGTTATAGGTGGTGTGGACTACAACCAGAATAATGTAAACCAGTGGACAGCTAGAATAGTGGAGCATTCACTCACTCAGCTGGTGAAACAGGGGAAACCATTTAAGTACATTG TGAACTGTGCTGTAATGCAGAAGAGTGGCGCTGGTCTTCACACAGCAAACTCCTGCTACTGGGACACTACCACTGATG GAAGCTGCACAGTCAGATGGGAGAACCGCACCATGTATTGTGTCGTTGGCGTGTTTGCCGTCGCTATTGCTCTCTAA
- the LOC113578252 gene encoding glutamic acid-rich protein-like → MSVALHLGQDYSHRTMELSDDETNGEEDQTEEEEEEDDDKNNKIEKEPLENVEQQQTNMVQLRAQAREDVEEDVTDACVPDGPVKGQCKEAVQSLTDSQVKDGAHPLVEEKSQFQIETKQEKRKSFFGSNSKNQAREGESRSSTGERHSGLTCQRGPRQQLTQRRAGEDPQHSLREPSAPPVPLSHVHSALRGVLDVPSDPFMELPSNPVLKLLSDLVQELMAAMV, encoded by the exons ATGTCTGTTGCTTTACATCTTGGGCAGGACTATAGTCACAGAACCATGGAGCTCAGTGATGATGAGACAAATGGAGAAGAAGATCaaacagaagaggaagaggaagaagatgatgataaGAACAATAAGATAGAAAAAGAGCCATTGGAGAATGTGGagcagcaacaaacaaacatggttCAGCTTAGAGCACAGGCAAGG GAAGATGTTGAGGAAGATGTCACAGATGCATGTGTTCCTGATGGACCAGTGAAGGGGCAGTGTAAAGAAGCTGTGCAGTCTCTGACAG ATTCTCAAGTTAAAGATGGAGCCCATCCACTTGTAGAGGAAAAATCACAATTCCAGATTGAAACGAaacaagagaaaaggaaaagctTCTTTGGGTCGAACAGCAAG AACCAagcaagagaaggagaaagcagaAGCTCCACAGGGGAGCGCCACAGTGGGCTTACCTGTCAGAGAGGCCCTCGGCAGCAGCTCACACAGCGAAGGGCTGGAGAAGATCCCCAGCACAGCCTCCGGGAGCCCTCGGCCCCCCCCGTCCCGCTCAGCCACGTGCACTCTGCTCTGAGGGGAGTCCTGGACGTCCCCTCAGATCCATTCATGGAGCTCCCCTCAAACCCGGTCCTGAAGCTTCTCTCAGACCTAGTCCAGGAGCTCATGGCTGCTATGGTCTAG
- the rpgrb gene encoding LOW QUALITY PROTEIN: X-linked retinitis pigmentosa GTPase regulator (The sequence of the model RefSeq protein was modified relative to this genomic sequence to represent the inferred CDS: inserted 1 base in 1 codon), with amino-acid sequence MAKRIRCVDMAGETEDEIPESGAVFTFGKSKFADNIPSKFWLKNDVPLKVACGDEHTALITENGKLFMFGSNNWGQLGLESKNSVNKPTCVKALKSEKVKLVACGRTHTLVYTSCGNLYVAGGNNDGQLGLGDCEERTSFQLVDFFTKXGQIKMLSAGSNTSAALMQDGRLFMWGDNSEGQIGMGKEDCAWTPRELPTGKQVAWVSCGYYHSAFITVDGALFTFGERDSGKLGLSSDQLPNHRVPQRVGGVSERVLQVACGGGHTVVLTENCLYSFGLGQYGQLGHGTFIFESRSPRVVEHFNKGRVKYITCGENHTAVVTESGLLYTFGDGRHGKLGLGEENFTNQFQPTLCLRFLIYEVQSVTCGGCHMVVLAKPRVKGSKDIILEDGDITENYMETASTELVGQTGGQLSLSRSLSARVRRRERERSPEQFGMMFRTLPPLSSGYLSESLPVSSQTLPPCLHPTRLQSKKNGFTSCTGRVITEQVDGKSFPDENSGDIESVKDLGETTDLLNLTHVMKLDPGDKTLTLSPVQKKKVMVVKKYSKAVGQPTPSSACSDKQAGLISYKALPTESLRSPSDEWLLADSPVASSQGGVCERGKAFITLKEGKPIQHKTVSSSAPRGAQTPSLADLSRVGSMPLSPVHTARQSQLINTERKTQSDITERKRKTQLSQEDVGRPGDTPKAHSVHEKQVEKSKLSCEEDSGKARSEAQQRSKAKGQQRGAEEKDNLMRRKPEECHLKQAADNSQALSGKQTPIETPAKATQMKHTPGEPESSVKKQMRRRVEVQRQSHYSTAEPHTQSRSGHAGKGRDVSISSRELTEAHTPTKKTMSIVPEPNPLFSEASMRRQNTAKGPSKAPLTDSAAGENTADSTVSRSGAQSECVWHDSPLRVNSLTQVLESPVCLMTEASISHFQAPANSSSKPASYTWPNGITSNTPNGRTLSDTSSISDEPRQRTAVPVTAILEPRGSHEDWEKSIPQYQSGINSSPNPSLSERAGDRKKKRGEKRGEESDQSSQEEVEQEGRGGVERNSGMCGEGESTFLSDVMEEEEEEEEEEEDDTTMRLSSQEEPSEGEAERSRTETEPEDEEEEDGSSDRDEEDMSDTSRKYEEGEDEEEAEEESKMSEVEEGESGKESGREIDSQSSQSGEAESEEIESEEEDEKESSKSEGGSEVDSGKGEESGEEEEESEEGEEEVSEAKEEDETEDEEEGNEGESEEEEGEGDPAEEESWVEEEESVEAEGVEEGEEESRSAEEEECVEEEDEDSEEEENEEEEQDEEEEDEQKSGDQTEKEEEEEEEEEEEEEEEEEEEEECRKKGKKNGKMASSSTSRREGQRAEQSGKRRQESARKGNSHSKSQKPQQFWDDVLPHYLNLK; translated from the exons ATGGCTAAACGGATTAGGTGCGTAGACATGGCTGGAGAGACCGAGGATGAGATACCTG AATCGGGAGCAGTCTTTACTTTTGGCAAAAGTAAATTTGCAGACAATATCCCCAGTAAATTTTGGTTGAAGAATGATGTTCCTTTAAAGGTAGCGTGTGGAGATGAACATACAGCGCTAATTACAG AGAATGGAAAGTTGTTCATGTTTGGCAGTAATAATTGGGGGCAGCTTGGCCTGGAATCAAAGAACAGTGTGAATAAGCCTACCTGTGTGAAAG CCTTGAAGTCAGAAAAAGTGAAGCTTGTTGCATGTGGAAGAACTCATACACTTGTTTACACAT CGTGCGGTAATTTGTACGTGGCCGGGGGGAATAATGATGGCCAGCTCGGTCTCGGGGACTGCGAGGAAAGAACTTCATTCCAGCTGGTTGACTTCTTCACCA AAGGACAGATTAAAATGCTGTCAGCAGGCTCCAACACATCTGCTGCACTTATGC AGGATGGGAGGCTGTTTATGTGGGGTGACAACTCGGAAGGCCAAATTGGTATGGGAAAGGAGGACTGTGCTTGGACCCCCCGGGAGCTGCCTACAGGGAAGCAAGTGGCCTGGGTTTCCTGTGGTTACTACCACTCTGCCTTCATCACAG TGGATGGGGCTTTATTTACGTTTGGAGAGAGGGACAGCGGAAAGCTGGGGCTCTCCTCAGATCAGCTGCCCAATCACAGAGTTCCTCAGAGAGTGGGGGGCGTGTCTGAACGTGTTCTGCAGGTGGCTTGTGGAGGTGGCCACACGGTGGTGCTCACAG AGAATTGCCTGTATTCATTTGGCCTGGGTCAGTATGGCCAGCTGGGTCATGGCACCTTTATTTTCGAGTCGCGATCACCCAGAGTGGTGGAGCACTTCAATAAGGGGAGAGTGAAGTACATTACATGTGGAGAGAACCACACAGCTGTGGTCACAG AGAGTGGTCTTCTGTACACCTTTGGAGATGGCCGGCATGGTAAGCTGGGTCTTGGAGAGGAGAACTTCACCAACCAGTTCCAACCAACGCTCTGTCTTCGCTTCCTCATCTACGAAGtgcagtct GTTACATGTGGTGGATGTCACATGGTGGTGTTAGCCAAACCTAGGGTTAAAGGGTCAAAGGACATTATCCTGGAGGACGGTGACATCACAGAGAACTACATGGAGACAGCCAGCACGGAGCTGGTCGGGCAGACAGGAGGCCAACTCAGCCTAAGCAGAAGCCTCTCTGCCCGGGTTAGACGCAGGGAGCGG GAGCGTTCTCCAGAGCAGTTTGGGATGATGTTCCGAACTCTTCCACCTCTTAGTTCTGGTTATCTCAGTGAGTCTCTGCCTGTTTCCAGCCAGACCCTGCCCCCATGTCTGCACCCCACAAGACTGCAAAGCAAGAAGAATGGTTTTACTAGCTGCACAG GCAGGGTGATAACTGAGCAAGTTGATGGGAAAAGCTTTCCAGATGAAAACAGTGGAGACATTGAAAGTGTTAAGGATTTGGGAGAAACAACTGACTTGTTAAATTTG ACTCATGTAATGAAGTTGGATCCAGGTGACAAGACTCTTACATTGTCTCCTGTACAGAAG AAGAAGGTTATGGTTGTGAAAAAGTACAGTAAGGCGGTGGGACAGCCTACACCAAGCTCTGCCTGCTCTGATAAGCAGGCGGGGCTTATCTCTTACAAGGCCCTGCCCACTGAGTCACTGAGGAGCCCCAGTGACGAGTGGCTCCTGGCGGATTCTCCAGTTGCCAGCTCTCAGGGTGGAGTCTGTGAGAGGGGGAAGGCTTTCATAACTCTGAAGGAAGGCAAGCCTATACAGCACAAAACAGTGAGCAGTAGTGCTCCAAGAGGGGCCCAGACACCAAGCTTGGCTGATCTTAGCAGAGTTGGGTCTATGCCACTTTCACCTGTCCACACAGCCAGGCAAAGTCAGCTGATAAATACTGAGAGGAAAACTCAATCAGACATTACAGAGCGAAAAAGGAAGACCCAGCTGAGCCAAGAAGACGTGGGCAGGCCTGGAGATACACCAAAAGCCCATTCAGTCCATGAAAAACAGGTAGAGAAATCAAAACTCTCATGTGAAGAGGATTCAGGCAAAGCCCGATCTGAAGCTCAGCAGAGGTCAAAGGCCAAAGGTCAGCAAAGAGGCGCTGAAGAGAAAGATAACCTGATGAGGAGGAAGCCTGAGGAATGCCATCTCAAACAGGCTGCAGATAATAGTCAAGCACTTTCAGGCAAACAGACACCTATAGAGACACCCGCTAAAGCCACGCAGATGAAGCACACACCAGGAGAGCCTGAGAGCAGTGTGAAAAAGCAGATGAGGAGAAGAGTAGAGGTGCAGCGCCAATCACATTATAGCACTgctgagccacacacacagtcaaggtCAGGACATGCTGGAAAAGGGAGGGATGTCAGCATTAGTAGCAGAGAGCTCACAGAAGCTCACACACCTACCAAGAAGACCATGTCTATAGTACCTGAGCCAAATCCTCTGTTTTCTGAGGCCAGCATGAGAAGACAAAATACAGCAAAAGGTCCATCCAAAGCTCCTCTCACTGATTCTGCAGCAGGAGAAAATACAGCTGACAGCACAGTGTCCAGATCGGGAGCCcaatcagagtgtgtgtggcacgATAGTCCCCTCAGGGTAAACTCGTTAACCCAGGTCCTGGAGAGTCCTGTGTGCCTCATGACAGAAGCGTCCATCAGCCACTTCCAAGCACCAGCTAACAGCTCCTCCAAGCCTGCTTCATACACATGGCCCAACGGGATCACATCAAACACGCCCAATGGGCGGACCCTCTCAGACACCTCCTCCATTAGTGACGAGCCGAGACAAAGGACAGCAGTACCTGTCACTGCCATACTAGAACCCAGAGGGTCACACGAGGACTGGGAGAAGAGCATACCTCAGTACCAGTCAGGAATCAactctagccctaaccctagcttaTCAGAGAGGGCTGGGGACCgcaagaagaaaagaggagagaagaggggggagGAATCTGATCAGTCTTCACAGGAGGAAGTGGAGcaagaggggagaggaggagtggagaggaacaGCGGTATgtgtggtgagggagagagtacaTTTCTGAGTGAtgtgatggaggaggaggaggaggaggaggaggaggaggaagatgacaCAACTATGAGATTGTCAAGCCAAGAGGAGCCGAgtgagggagaagcagagagaagtAGAACTGAGACAGAGCCggaagacgaggaggaagaggatgggaGCAGTGACAGAGATGAAGAAGATATGAGTGACACAAGTAGAAAATATGAagaaggtgaggatgaggaggaagcagaAGAAGAGAGCAAAATGAGTGAggtggaggaaggagagagtggTAAAGAGTCTGGCAGAGAGATAGACAGCCAGAGCAGCCAATCGGGCGAGGCAGAGTCCGAGGAGATCGAATCAGAGGAAGAAGATGAGAAAGAAAGCAGCAAATCAGAAGGTGGCAGTGAGGTGGATAGTGGAAAGGGGGAGGAGAGtggggaagaagaagaggagagtgaagagggagaggaggaggtgtcaGAAGCAAAGGAGGAGGATGAgacagaggatgaggaggaggggaaTGAAGGTGAaagtgaggaagaagagggtgAAGGAGAtccagcagaggaggagagttgggtggaagaggaagagagcgtTGAAGCAGAaggtgtggaggagggagaagaggagagtaGAAGTGCtgaagaggaagagtgtgtggaggaggaggatgaagatagtgaagaagaagagaatgaagaagaagaacaggatgaagaggaggaggatgagcagAAAAGTGGTGATCAAacagaaaaggaggaggaggaggaagaagaagaagaagaagaagaagaagaagaagaagaagaggaagaggagtgtaggaagaaaggaaaaaagaatggaaagaTGGCTTCATCATCCACATCAAGGAGAGAAGGCCAAAGGGCTGAACAGTCAGGCAAACGCAGACAGGAATCGGCTAGAAAAGGCAACTCGCACTCCAAATCCCAGAAGCCTCAGCAGTTCTGGGATGATGTTCTACCTCATTACCTTAACTTAAAATGA
- the plekha3 gene encoding pleckstrin homology domain-containing family A member 3 isoform X2, protein MEGVLYKWTNYMTGWQPRWFVLNNGIISYYDSQDDVCKGSKGSIKMSVCEIKVHPSDNTRLELIIPGEQHFYVRTVNAAERQKWLVALGSSKAGLIDTRTKKERELTETKESLKTKMSELRLYCDLLMQQVHTIQESVEHEGEHSEMRKEASSLLSATCNTFIQTLEECMKIANAKFQTDMLQLSPSDPLMYPVSPSPVQMARMKRSISHPGTYSYDSTLDLLHLPSRSSVSKACVVVHGVSQRRTRTCSDTEALSDGGGEEMERHMLFSKGSTNGSANTAIPEESSTASRFAAETDTPESDLSL, encoded by the exons ATGGAAGGAGTGCTTTATAAGTGGACAAATTACATGACAG gATGGCAACCACGCTGGTTCGTGCTAAACAACGGAATCATTTCATATTATGACTCTCAAGATGATGTGTGCAAAGGCAGCAAGGGAAGCATaaagatgtctgtgtgtgaaattaaag TTCATCCAAGCGATAACACCAGGCTGGAGCTGATAATCCCTGGAGAGCAGCACTTTTACGTGAGAACTGTAAACGCTGCGGAGAGGCAGAAGTGGCTGGTGGCTCTGGGCAGCTCGAAAGCAGGACTTATCGACACAAGaaccaaaaaagagagag AATTAACAGAGACTAAGGAGTCACTGAAAACCAAGATGTCGGAATTACGACTGTACTGTGACTTATTAATGCAACAGGTTCACACTATTCAGGAGTCTGTGGAACACGAGGGAGAGCATTCAGAG ATGAGGAAGGAGGCATCATCTCTGCTGAGTGCCACCTGTAATACCTTCATTCAGACACTGGAGGAATGCATGAAAATCGCCAATGCCAAGTTCCAGACGGACATGCTGCAGCTGAGTCCTTCAGACCCTCTGATGTACCCCGTCTCTCCTTCCCCCGTCCAGATGGCCAGG ATGAAACGATCAATCAGCCATCCAGGCACCTACAGTTATGACAG CACACTGGATCTCCTCCACCTTCCCTCAAGGTCAAGTGTGTCGAAGGCATGTGTGGTGGTTCATGGGGTATCCCAGAGACGCACGCGTACGTGCTCGGATACGGAAGCTCTTAGTGacggtggaggagaggagatggagc GTCACATGCTGTTCAGCAAAGGAAGCACGAACGGCAGCGCCAACACAGCCATCCCAGAGGAGAGCAGCACGGCCTCTCGCTTTGCAGCAGAAACAGACACTCCAGAGTCGGACCTGTCACTCTGA
- the plekha3 gene encoding pleckstrin homology domain-containing family A member 3 isoform X1 — MEGVLYKWTNYMTGWQPRWFVLNNGIISYYDSQDDVCKGSKGSIKMSVCEIKVHPSDNTRLELIIPGEQHFYVRTVNAAERQKWLVALGSSKAGLIDTRTKKERELTETKESLKTKMSELRLYCDLLMQQVHTIQESVEHEGEHSEMRKEASSLLSATCNTFIQTLEECMKIANAKFQTDMLQLSPSDPLMYPVSPSPVQMARMKRSISHPGTYSYDSTLDLLHLPSRSSVSKACVVVHGVSQRRTRTCSDTEALSDGGGEEMERESLPIYTRHMLFSKGSTNGSANTAIPEESSTASRFAAETDTPESDLSL; from the exons ATGGAAGGAGTGCTTTATAAGTGGACAAATTACATGACAG gATGGCAACCACGCTGGTTCGTGCTAAACAACGGAATCATTTCATATTATGACTCTCAAGATGATGTGTGCAAAGGCAGCAAGGGAAGCATaaagatgtctgtgtgtgaaattaaag TTCATCCAAGCGATAACACCAGGCTGGAGCTGATAATCCCTGGAGAGCAGCACTTTTACGTGAGAACTGTAAACGCTGCGGAGAGGCAGAAGTGGCTGGTGGCTCTGGGCAGCTCGAAAGCAGGACTTATCGACACAAGaaccaaaaaagagagag AATTAACAGAGACTAAGGAGTCACTGAAAACCAAGATGTCGGAATTACGACTGTACTGTGACTTATTAATGCAACAGGTTCACACTATTCAGGAGTCTGTGGAACACGAGGGAGAGCATTCAGAG ATGAGGAAGGAGGCATCATCTCTGCTGAGTGCCACCTGTAATACCTTCATTCAGACACTGGAGGAATGCATGAAAATCGCCAATGCCAAGTTCCAGACGGACATGCTGCAGCTGAGTCCTTCAGACCCTCTGATGTACCCCGTCTCTCCTTCCCCCGTCCAGATGGCCAGG ATGAAACGATCAATCAGCCATCCAGGCACCTACAGTTATGACAG CACACTGGATCTCCTCCACCTTCCCTCAAGGTCAAGTGTGTCGAAGGCATGTGTGGTGGTTCATGGGGTATCCCAGAGACGCACGCGTACGTGCTCGGATACGGAAGCTCTTAGTGacggtggaggagaggagatggagcGTGAGTCACTACCCATATACAcac GTCACATGCTGTTCAGCAAAGGAAGCACGAACGGCAGCGCCAACACAGCCATCCCAGAGGAGAGCAGCACGGCCTCTCGCTTTGCAGCAGAAACAGACACTCCAGAGTCGGACCTGTCACTCTGA
- the plekha3 gene encoding pleckstrin homology domain-containing family A member 3 isoform X3 has protein sequence MEGVLYKWTNYMTGWQPRWFVLNNGIISYYDSQDDVCKGSKGSIKMSVCEIKVHPSDNTRLELIIPGEQHFYVRTVNAAERQKWLVALGSSKAGLIDTRTKKERELTETKESLKTKMSELRLYCDLLMQQVHTIQESVEHEGEHSEMRKEASSLLSATCNTFIQTLEECMKIANAKFQTDMLQLSPSDPLMYPVSPSPVQMARMKRSISHPGTYSYDRSSVSKACVVVHGVSQRRTRTCSDTEALSDGGGEEMERESLPIYTRHMLFSKGSTNGSANTAIPEESSTASRFAAETDTPESDLSL, from the exons ATGGAAGGAGTGCTTTATAAGTGGACAAATTACATGACAG gATGGCAACCACGCTGGTTCGTGCTAAACAACGGAATCATTTCATATTATGACTCTCAAGATGATGTGTGCAAAGGCAGCAAGGGAAGCATaaagatgtctgtgtgtgaaattaaag TTCATCCAAGCGATAACACCAGGCTGGAGCTGATAATCCCTGGAGAGCAGCACTTTTACGTGAGAACTGTAAACGCTGCGGAGAGGCAGAAGTGGCTGGTGGCTCTGGGCAGCTCGAAAGCAGGACTTATCGACACAAGaaccaaaaaagagagag AATTAACAGAGACTAAGGAGTCACTGAAAACCAAGATGTCGGAATTACGACTGTACTGTGACTTATTAATGCAACAGGTTCACACTATTCAGGAGTCTGTGGAACACGAGGGAGAGCATTCAGAG ATGAGGAAGGAGGCATCATCTCTGCTGAGTGCCACCTGTAATACCTTCATTCAGACACTGGAGGAATGCATGAAAATCGCCAATGCCAAGTTCCAGACGGACATGCTGCAGCTGAGTCCTTCAGACCCTCTGATGTACCCCGTCTCTCCTTCCCCCGTCCAGATGGCCAGG ATGAAACGATCAATCAGCCATCCAGGCACCTACAGTTATGACAG GTCAAGTGTGTCGAAGGCATGTGTGGTGGTTCATGGGGTATCCCAGAGACGCACGCGTACGTGCTCGGATACGGAAGCTCTTAGTGacggtggaggagaggagatggagcGTGAGTCACTACCCATATACAcac GTCACATGCTGTTCAGCAAAGGAAGCACGAACGGCAGCGCCAACACAGCCATCCCAGAGGAGAGCAGCACGGCCTCTCGCTTTGCAGCAGAAACAGACACTCCAGAGTCGGACCTGTCACTCTGA
- the plekha3 gene encoding pleckstrin homology domain-containing family A member 3 isoform X4, protein MEGVLYKWTNYMTGWQPRWFVLNNGIISYYDSQDDVCKGSKGSIKMSVCEIKVHPSDNTRLELIIPGEQHFYVRTVNAAERQKWLVALGSSKAGLIDTRTKKERELTETKESLKTKMSELRLYCDLLMQQVHTIQESVEHEGEHSEMRKEASSLLSATCNTFIQTLEECMKIANAKFQTDMLQLSPSDPLMYPVSPSPVQMARMKRSISHPGTYSYDRSSVSKACVVVHGVSQRRTRTCSDTEALSDGGGEEMERHMLFSKGSTNGSANTAIPEESSTASRFAAETDTPESDLSL, encoded by the exons ATGGAAGGAGTGCTTTATAAGTGGACAAATTACATGACAG gATGGCAACCACGCTGGTTCGTGCTAAACAACGGAATCATTTCATATTATGACTCTCAAGATGATGTGTGCAAAGGCAGCAAGGGAAGCATaaagatgtctgtgtgtgaaattaaag TTCATCCAAGCGATAACACCAGGCTGGAGCTGATAATCCCTGGAGAGCAGCACTTTTACGTGAGAACTGTAAACGCTGCGGAGAGGCAGAAGTGGCTGGTGGCTCTGGGCAGCTCGAAAGCAGGACTTATCGACACAAGaaccaaaaaagagagag AATTAACAGAGACTAAGGAGTCACTGAAAACCAAGATGTCGGAATTACGACTGTACTGTGACTTATTAATGCAACAGGTTCACACTATTCAGGAGTCTGTGGAACACGAGGGAGAGCATTCAGAG ATGAGGAAGGAGGCATCATCTCTGCTGAGTGCCACCTGTAATACCTTCATTCAGACACTGGAGGAATGCATGAAAATCGCCAATGCCAAGTTCCAGACGGACATGCTGCAGCTGAGTCCTTCAGACCCTCTGATGTACCCCGTCTCTCCTTCCCCCGTCCAGATGGCCAGG ATGAAACGATCAATCAGCCATCCAGGCACCTACAGTTATGACAG GTCAAGTGTGTCGAAGGCATGTGTGGTGGTTCATGGGGTATCCCAGAGACGCACGCGTACGTGCTCGGATACGGAAGCTCTTAGTGacggtggaggagaggagatggagc GTCACATGCTGTTCAGCAAAGGAAGCACGAACGGCAGCGCCAACACAGCCATCCCAGAGGAGAGCAGCACGGCCTCTCGCTTTGCAGCAGAAACAGACACTCCAGAGTCGGACCTGTCACTCTGA